From Balearica regulorum gibbericeps isolate bBalReg1 chromosome 13, bBalReg1.pri, whole genome shotgun sequence, a single genomic window includes:
- the TMEM208 gene encoding transmembrane protein 208, which produces MAPKGKAGTKGKKQIFEENRETLRFYLRIILGASAVYAVVNLVIFYPAASAWTWLAFIFSSVIYGTSYRSMNSMAKPSFTDDGSLADGGIDLNMEQGMAEHLKDVILLTAIVQVLSCFSLYAWYFWLLAPGRALYLLWVNILGPWFTADSSPAGQEPNEKKQRRQERRQMKRF; this is translated from the exons ATGGCG CCCAAGGGGAAGGCGGGCACCAAGGGCAAGAAGCAGATCTTCGAGGAGAACCGGGAGACGCTGCGCTTCTACCTCCGTATCATCCTGGGGGCCTCC GCCGTCTACGCCGTGGTGAACCTGGTGATCTTCTACCCCGCCGCCTCCGCCTGGACGTGG CTAGCGTTCATCTTCAGCTCGGTGATCTACGGTACCAGCTACCGATCCATGAACTCCATGGCAAAGCCGTCTTTCACAGACGATGGCAGCCTTGCCGACGGGGGAATTGACCTGAATATGGAGCAGGGGATGGCAGA gCACCTCAAGGATGTGATCCTGCTGACAGCAATAGTCCAAGTGCTGAGCTGCTTCTCCCTCTACGCCTGGTACTTCTGGCTCTTG GCTCCGGGACGTGCTCTCTACCTCCTGTGGGTGAACATCCTGGGGCCCTGGTTTACAGCTGACTCTTCGCCCGCCGGTCAGGAACCAAATGAGAAGAAGCAACGCCGACAAGAACGCCGCCAGATGAAGCGCTTCTAG
- the ELMO3 gene encoding engulfment and cell motility protein 3 isoform X2 — MLESRDHFFEELFCICIQLVNKTWKEMRATQEDFDKVLQVVREQITRTLSLKPTSLELFKTRVNALNYSEILKLRQTERLHQEETLAVPVLELRERLKPELLELIRQQRLLHLCEGTLFRKISSRRRQDKLWYCRLSPNHKVLHYGDVEEGVQSPPIESLPEKIPVADMKMLLMGKECPHTKEKSSGKQNKDVLELAFSIVYDMEEYCLNFVAPTRYEFCLWTDGLNVLLGKEMTSERTQTDLDVLLSMELKLRLLDLENISIPDTPPPVPKPPSNLNFCYDFSHAEQ; from the exons ATGTTGGAGAGCCGT GATCATTTCTTTGAAGAGCTCTTCTGCATCTGCATCCAGCTGGTGAACAAGACCTGGAAGGAGATGCGCGCTACCCAGGAGGACTTCGACAAG GTGCTGCAGGTGGTGCGGGAGCAGATCACCAGGACCCTGTCCCTCAAGCCCACCTCCCTGGAGCTATTCAAGACCAGGGTGAACGCATTGAACTACAGCGAAATCCTGAAGCTGCGACAGACGGAGCGGCTGCACCAGGAGGAGACGCTGGCTGTGCCCGTGCT GGAGTTGCGCGAGAGGCTGAAGCCGGAGCTCCTGGAGCTGATCCGCCAGCAGCGCCTGCTGCACCTCTGTGAGGGCACCCTCTTCCGCAAGATCAGCAGCCGCCGCAGGCAGG ACAAGCTCTGGTACTGCCGCCTGTCACCCAACCACAAGGTGCTGCACTATGGGGACGTGGAGGAGGGGGTGCAGTCTCCCCCCATCGAGAGCCTGCCAGAGAAAA TTCCTGTGGCAGACATGAAGATGCTGCTCATGGGGAAGGAGTGTCCGCACACGAAGGAGAAGAGCTCTGGGAAGCAGAACAAG GACGTCCTGGAGCTGGCCTTCTCCATCGTGTACGACATGGAGGAATACTGCCTCAACTTTGTTGCCCCGACCCGGTACGAG TTCTGCCTCTGGACGGACGGGCTGAACGTGCTCCTGGGCAAGGAGATGACGAGCGAGCGAACGCAGACAGACCTTGACGTCCTGCTGTCCATGGAGCTCAAGCTGCGGCTCCTGGACCTGGAGAACATCAGCATCCCTGATACCCCCCCTCCTGTCCCAAAGCCCCCCAGCAACTTAAACTTCTGCTACGACTTCAGCCATGCAGAGCAGTGA
- the ELMO3 gene encoding engulfment and cell motility protein 3 isoform X1, whose translation MPPPKDVVKIAIQMVGAIPQLIDLHQTKPLASVLKDVCDAWSLPNAEHYALQYVDGRQTYITESNRGEIKNGSILRLTTSPDQEAERLYSGIQSNNSDVKTDSLKKLAGLSQDVTFAQEFINRNGLKQIFYIVEEGNATGEMLAHTLKAFMELMEHDFVSWETLSAAFIKKIVSYVNMNTVDASVQQLSLSILENMVPTSRLLFELVKKEVTLDRLLTHLQVTNAQLQLKAMALLIALLLAATDAERRDMMDYLQEKNIRQFIHKNIIHSSEPLGDEMAHYLYVLQSVSLNLCERRMRTSMDPYSQEQRELLQSLRQTAFESESEAPASNFSTERRRSLCAKEFRKLGFMNNSNPAEDLRRAPPGLLALDNMVYFSRHTPNAYSRFVLENSSREDKHECPFARSSIQLTLILCEILHVGEPCSETAQAFYPMFFGQDHFFEELFCICIQLVNKTWKEMRATQEDFDKVLQVVREQITRTLSLKPTSLELFKTRVNALNYSEILKLRQTERLHQEETLAVPVLELRERLKPELLELIRQQRLLHLCEGTLFRKISSRRRQDKLWYCRLSPNHKVLHYGDVEEGVQSPPIESLPEKIPVADMKMLLMGKECPHTKEKSSGKQNKDVLELAFSIVYDMEEYCLNFVAPTRYEFCLWTDGLNVLLGKEMTSERTQTDLDVLLSMELKLRLLDLENISIPDTPPPVPKPPSNLNFCYDFSHAEQ comes from the exons ATGCCGCCGCCCAAGGACGTGGTGAAGATTGCCATCCAGATGGTGGGAGCCATCCCGCAGCTCATCGACCTCCATCAG ACCAAGCCCCTCGCCTCGGTGCTCAAGGACGTCTGTGATGC GTGGAGCCTGCCCAATGCCGAGCATTATGCCCTGCAGTACGTGGACGGGCGGCAGACCTACATCACCGAGTCG AACCGCGGAGAGATTAAGAACGGGAGCATTTTGCGACTGACCACCTCCCCG GACCAAGAAGCAGAGAGGTTGTACAGCGGGATCCAGAGCAACAACTCGGATGTGAAGACCGACTCGCTAAAGAAGCTTGCAGGCCTCTCCCAAGACGTTACCTTTGCTCAGGAGTTCATCAACAGGAATGGCTTGAAACAAATCTTCTATATTGTGGAAGAAGGGAATGC TACAGGGGAGATGCTAGCTCACACCCTGAAGGCCTTCATGGAGCTAATGGAGCACGACTTTGTTTCCTGGGAGACTCTTAGTGCAGCCTTCATCAAGAAA ATAGTGAGTTACGTCAACATGAACACGGTGGATGCATCTGTCCAGCAGCTCTCCTTGTCTATCCTGGAGAACATGGTTCCCACCAGTCGCCTCCTCTTTGAGCTAGTCAAAAAAGAAGTGACGCTGGATCGTCTTCTCACCCACCTGCAGGT GACAAACgcccagctgcagctgaaggcGATGGCCCTGCTCATTGCACTGCTGCTGGCTGCGACCGACGCTGAGCGGCGG GACATGATGGACTACCTGCAGGAGAAGAACATCAGGCAATTTATCCACAAG AACATCATCCACAGCTCCGAGCCGCTGGGGGACGAGATGGCCCACTACCTGTACGTGCTACAGTCCGTCAGCCTCAACCTGTGCGAGCGCCGCATGAGGACCTCCATGGATCCCTACTCACAG GAACAGCGGGAGCTCCTCCAGTCACTGCGCCAAACCGCCTTTGAGTCAGAGAGTGAGGCACCTGCCAGCAACTTCAGCACCGAGCGCCGGCGATCCCTGTGTGCCAAGGAGTTCCGCAAGCTGGGCTTTATG AACAACAGCAACCCAGCAGAGGATCTCCGCCGTGCCCCGCCAGGACTCCTCGCCCTTGACAACATGGTGTATTTCTCCAGGCACACCCCCAACGCCTACAGCAGG TTTGTCCTCGAGAACAGCAGCCGGGAAGACAAACACGAATGCCCGTTCGCTCGAAGCAGCATCCAGCTCACCCTGATCCTCTGCGAGATCCTGCATGTTGGAGAGCCGT GCTCGGAGACGGCTCAGGCCTTTTACCCTATGTTCTTCGGGCAGGATCATTTCTTTGAAGAGCTCTTCTGCATCTGCATCCAGCTGGTGAACAAGACCTGGAAGGAGATGCGCGCTACCCAGGAGGACTTCGACAAG GTGCTGCAGGTGGTGCGGGAGCAGATCACCAGGACCCTGTCCCTCAAGCCCACCTCCCTGGAGCTATTCAAGACCAGGGTGAACGCATTGAACTACAGCGAAATCCTGAAGCTGCGACAGACGGAGCGGCTGCACCAGGAGGAGACGCTGGCTGTGCCCGTGCT GGAGTTGCGCGAGAGGCTGAAGCCGGAGCTCCTGGAGCTGATCCGCCAGCAGCGCCTGCTGCACCTCTGTGAGGGCACCCTCTTCCGCAAGATCAGCAGCCGCCGCAGGCAGG ACAAGCTCTGGTACTGCCGCCTGTCACCCAACCACAAGGTGCTGCACTATGGGGACGTGGAGGAGGGGGTGCAGTCTCCCCCCATCGAGAGCCTGCCAGAGAAAA TTCCTGTGGCAGACATGAAGATGCTGCTCATGGGGAAGGAGTGTCCGCACACGAAGGAGAAGAGCTCTGGGAAGCAGAACAAG GACGTCCTGGAGCTGGCCTTCTCCATCGTGTACGACATGGAGGAATACTGCCTCAACTTTGTTGCCCCGACCCGGTACGAG TTCTGCCTCTGGACGGACGGGCTGAACGTGCTCCTGGGCAAGGAGATGACGAGCGAGCGAACGCAGACAGACCTTGACGTCCTGCTGTCCATGGAGCTCAAGCTGCGGCTCCTGGACCTGGAGAACATCAGCATCCCTGATACCCCCCCTCCTGTCCCAAAGCCCCCCAGCAACTTAAACTTCTGCTACGACTTCAGCCATGCAGAGCAGTGA